The proteins below come from a single Armatimonadota bacterium genomic window:
- a CDS encoding sigma-70 family RNA polymerase sigma factor, with product MYFPHSQSHRVLQSKSDRLCASRRLLGTLCLPIGRLRYSVTDCCPKSDLLCDFLVEEVHTGPISEQAIVESKQVPEALTLDISPSSPSRPQRARSIEDLFEDHFDAVYRYLSRRIGNAEDAKDLAAETFAAAMSGRCPRGVAPRCWLYGIARRKLADVYRKRRRHEPLDPNQADPSNLESSVALRRSIEALPPNQRDAFLLQALEDLSVDEIAQVMRRSRTSVKALLQRAKETLRKDHNDFLQVPDARK from the coding sequence TTGTATTTCCCCCACAGTCAGTCTCATCGAGTCCTCCAATCGAAATCTGACCGTTTGTGCGCATCTCGCCGTTTACTCGGAACGCTTTGTTTGCCAATCGGTCGTCTTCGATATTCAGTCACCGATTGCTGCCCAAAATCTGACCTTTTGTGCGATTTTCTCGTTGAGGAGGTCCATACTGGCCCCATTAGCGAACAAGCGATTGTGGAGTCAAAACAAGTACCGGAGGCCCTGACCTTGGACATCAGTCCATCGTCGCCTTCCCGACCGCAACGGGCGAGGAGCATCGAAGATCTCTTTGAAGATCATTTCGACGCCGTCTATCGCTATCTTTCTCGCCGAATCGGCAATGCCGAGGACGCCAAGGACCTTGCGGCCGAGACATTCGCCGCCGCTATGAGCGGACGGTGCCCCCGAGGCGTCGCCCCTCGTTGCTGGCTCTACGGAATCGCCCGTCGCAAGCTCGCCGACGTCTATCGAAAACGTCGCCGCCACGAACCCCTCGACCCGAACCAAGCCGACCCCTCCAATCTCGAATCGTCGGTGGCCCTTCGTCGGTCCATCGAGGCATTGCCTCCCAATCAGCGCGACGCGTTCCTGCTCCAGGCCCTCGAAGACCTTTCCGTCGACGAAATCGCCCAAGTCATGCGGCGGTCTCGAACCAGCGTCAAGGCCCTTCTCCAACGCGCAAAAGAAACCCTGCGCAAAGACCATAACGACTTCCTACAGGTACCCGATGCAAGAAAATAA